TCACAACTTCATGGTCATCACTTCTGAAACTAACTTGCTGGCTGCCTCCTAGTGGTTACttaattttgaattagtttTCTTTAGGTGGTATTCTCtgtattgtaattctttttataatagTGTAATTCTCTTCCCATCAGAtgaacctatttttttttataaaatgatatctctaattatcatttcatttttaaatcgAAGATTAAACGTAGATTTTAGTTAAAAGACTCAAATGTTAAACTATTTGTGCCAACAATTTTTGTTTCAGGCGATTGCAATATTTGAACTAAAGAAAATGGGACCTTGGCTTAAAATTTTCGTCTTTTAAGCCGTCCATAATAAACAAAGAACGAAACAGATAagcttaaaaattatgataatttaaataCTGTTGGAGGTGGCAATGGGATTTGAAAATACTTGTGGCTCCTGATGCATCATACTGAAAGACAAATACAGACGAGTAGCAATTTGTAGATTATATTCGAGGCCCAGATTGAATTGATAGGCCTTggcacttttattattattttaagcaAATCACTTGAGCAGTTTGATACATGATTAGttgatttaagaattaaaatcgAATCAACTGAAACCCTCATTTTCACAACACTACCTGCTGAATTTTCAATTAGCTCTAACAAATCATTGAAcattgtcataaaaaaaaaaaaaaaaaaaacttaggctGTGTTTGTCTGATCTGTAGTCGGATCCATGAAGAAAACTAGTGAAACTTTtagtaacaaatttattatcttaattGACGTCAAGTGGCCACTATCTATGGACACAAAGTGATTAATTTATCCATTCGTAACAACTAACAAAATAAACATGACAATGTTATAGCGCAGGGACTCTTTGAATAAAGCATTAACCTTCGACCATCAAATGATCGTATTCACGTTGACACCACTCCAAACAACATTGTTATCCCACAGCTAGGAATGAAGCTGGCACACCTCCAATATCACAACCAATAAGAGCCAATAATTTTGTGGGCCATCCTCACCTTTCAAATTCTGGAGctgacttgaaaaaaaaatatcattattcatTAGACCTTTGCTCTTATCATCTCCACGAAACACATGGTATTCTTTACGATTGATTTTTGGTAACAAAAGTCggaaaagataaattaattagTCTTTGAATAATTTGGTATTCTCTGAAGAGGAGTGCTATCAGCATTGATTGAAGGATCAATGCacctaaataaatttattaactacaTTGGCAACACTAGTAAAAGACTGTAAAACCAAATTTGATCTTatgaaaagtaaaagagtaaaCTAATCGTTACAGGAATTAATAATGAAACTTTGTTTGCAAGACAAATTAGTTGACTAGCTCACTAGGGGGTGTGGTAATAACTATGAATAATAATGAATCCAACATTATTGGGCCGGTCCACATCACCGCCCAGTAAAAGAATTCAAAGGGTAGGTTTGGTCcaaaaggtacacattgattgaaGGACCCACCAGCCCACAGGCAATTGGTCGGTGACCAGTGATTAGTCCACATCATGTTGTACACGTGGCATCACAAGAAGGACCGGAAGGCCCGCCCCTCCGCCACCCTAAGCAATAGACAGGTGGCAAAGAGTTTGAATTTTCTTCCTTATCTTTGTCCCTCGTGCCTTAAACTCCGCTAGCTATAGTGTTGTGTAATACTATATAACACCCGTAACAATTGCACAAAAGTTCCTAACAACGACTTAAGGCATTCTCTCTTCTATTCTATTCTAAACTCGAAACAATCTTAGAGAAAGAAGCAGAAGAAAATGCCGATTTCTAGAATTGCCATTGGAAATTCTTCGGAGTTGAACCAATCTGATGCACTTAAGGCTGCACTAGCTGAGTTCATCTCAATGCTCATCTTTGTTTTTGCCGGGGAAGGCTCTGGAATGGCTTATAGTAAAGTTCttcctatttatttattcaacttTATGTTGGTTGGAACATGCATGTAGTAATATACACATCCAACTATAAATAAGTTTACTGACTTCTACGATAACACATAACTACGTTAAAAGTCACGGGAACAATGATTTCTAATTAGTaaacatagaaattaaactcgtACTAATAACTTGTGTTATGCTTGATTGGACAGATAAGCTGACAAACAATGGTTCAGCAACACCAGCAGGGTTAGTGGCAGCATCACTGTCACATGCCTTTGCACTTTTTGTTGCGGTCTCTGTTGGAGCCAACATTTCTGGCGGTCATGTAAACCCTGCTGTCACTTTCGGTGCCTTTGTTGGTGGCCACATTACCCTCTTTAGAAGCATCTTGTACTGGATTGCTCAGTTACTCGGCTCTGTCGTTGCTTGCTTGCTCCTTAAATTTGCCACTGGTGGACTGGTACACACCGCAACATCATTTTTAATTGCTCTCTAATTTCTAGTTTTGTGTTGAGTCTTAAGTATGAatatatgttttgtgtgttAGGAAACATCTGCATTTGCACTATCTCCTGGGGTGGAAGCAGGGAACGCTCTAGTGTTTGAGATTGTGATGACTTTTGGGTTGGTTTACACGGTGTACGCAACTGCAGTGGATCCAAAGAAGGGTGATCTTGGGATAATTGCTCCAATTGCAATTGGTTTCATCGTTGGTGCGAACATCTTGGCGGGGGGTGCATTTGATGGTGCATCCATGAACCCTGCAGTGTCGTTTGGGCCTGCTGTTGTCAGTTGGACCTGGTCTAACCACTGGGTTTATTGGGTCGGCCCATTTGCTGGTGCTGCCATTGCTGCTGTTGTCTACGAGATTTTCTTCATTAGCCCAAACACTCATGAACAGCTCCCCGTCACAGATTATTAGAGCTTAACTCTCTGCCTTCCTTTGTTGTCACTGCtctgtgtttttttgttttgcatttgctTGTTTTCAAATGTTGGTTCTCTGAACTTTGTAACATgaacatctttttcttttttttttcattatgaaATGTTCATTTCATCTAAAC
The nucleotide sequence above comes from Glycine soja cultivar W05 chromosome 11, ASM419377v2, whole genome shotgun sequence. Encoded proteins:
- the LOC114374262 gene encoding aquaporin TIP1-3-like, producing the protein MPISRIAIGNSSELNQSDALKAALAEFISMLIFVFAGEGSGMAYNKLTNNGSATPAGLVAASLSHAFALFVAVSVGANISGGHVNPAVTFGAFVGGHITLFRSILYWIAQLLGSVVACLLLKFATGGLETSAFALSPGVEAGNALVFEIVMTFGLVYTVYATAVDPKKGDLGIIAPIAIGFIVGANILAGGAFDGASMNPAVSFGPAVVSWTWSNHWVYWVGPFAGAAIAAVVYEIFFISPNTHEQLPVTDY